From Salinicola endophyticus:
ATGATGTTGCTGCCCCGTCTCAGGCTGTAGACCAGCAGCGCCATCACTGTGCCGATGAGCATCTCCAGACCCACCGTGGCCAGGAAGTAGACCAGGCTGATCAGCCAGCTGGCGCGGATGTCAGGGTCGGTGAATACCCGGCGCCAGTTATCGAGGCCCGAGAACTCCAGGGTCAGCCCGCCCATCAGGCTGACGTTGTTGAAGCTCATCCAGATGATCGAGAAGAACGGCACCAGCGTGATCAGGGCCAGCAGAAAGAGCGCTGGCGACATCATCGCCAGCTCGAACCTCTGCCGCCTTGGTGCGGGCCTTGCGGTCACCAGCGCCATGCGTCACGCCCCCACGATACGATCGATGCGTTGCTTGGCGCTCTGCATGGTCTCTTCGGGCGACATCTGCCCTGCGAGCATCTTGGAGAGCTCGGTGAAGATCACCGTGTCGACTTCGTTCCACTGGGGGATCTTGGGGCGCAGGCCGATATGGTCGTCGCGCCAGGCGATCAGCATGGTGTCCGCGGTGAGCATGTTGGGCATGTCGGTGGGCGGTTTGCTGGCCGCCTTGACCTCGGGCATGGCGTAGACCGACTGGCGTGTCGGCGTGCCGCCGCCGACCTGGCTCTTCAGCCCCATCAGCTGGGTCTGCGGCGAGGTCGCCCAGACCAGGAACAGCCACGCTGCCTTCTGCTTCTCGGGCGAGGCGTTGGCGTTGATGCCGATCCCGGTGCCGCCCCACAGATTGGCACTGCGCGCTGGCCCCTTGGGTAGCGGTGCATAGCCGATCTTGCCCTTGAGGTCCGAGCTCTCCAGCGAGCCGGCGAACTCGTGCCACTCCGGCATCATCGCGAACTCGCCGTTCTGGAAGGCGTTGGCGACGCCGGTCCAGTCCCAGCTGGTGCTGCCGGGGTGGGCGACCTTCAACAGCTTCTGGTAGAAGCGCGCTGCCTCCAGCGAAGCATCGCTGGTCAACTGGCAGGCGCCGGGGGAGTCGGTGCCGTAGAGACCGATCTGCTGGCCGTTGGCAAAGTAGCTACCGCCGTAGGCGAACAGCACGTTGGAGAAGTCGCACATCAGCGAATCGTACTGCTGCGCCTGATGGCCAGTGCCGTACTTGACCTCGCTGGCGTTGCCGTTACTGAACCACGCGGCGATCTGATAGTACTGTTCCCAGGTGGTGTCGTCCGTGGGCATCGGGTCGAAGCCTAGCTCCTGGCGCATCTTGTCGCGGTACTTCTCGAACAGATCGCGGCGGTAGATCCAGATCATCGTCGGGCAGTCGTAGGGCAGTGCATACAGGGCATCCGCGTTCTCGAACCGGCCGGCGGCGGCCAGCTGCGAGGGAATGAAGTCCTCGATGCCCTTGGGGACGACCGGTTGCTGGCCATCCTTGATGAACGTATTCAGGTCCACCAGGCCGCGATGATAGGGCGCCAGCACCTGATAGGGGTCGGCATAGATCACGTCGTAGGCGCTGCGTCCGGCGCCGAAGTCCAGCGCGACCTTCTGTACCAGCGCCCCCAACTGCATCTCGGTGATATTGACGGTGATGCCGGTGAGCGCCTTGAAGGCGTCCAGGTTGGCGGCGATCGCCGTCGTCGGCGGGGTGTTCTCGGAGATGAACTGGATGGTGGTGCCGCTGGCCTGTTTCCAGGCTTCCTCGCTGGCCATCCCCTGGGCGAGGGCCGTGCGCAGCGTACCGGCGCCCATCAGCGACAGGCCGGCGAGCCCGCCCATTCCCTTCAATATGTCGCGACGCTTGAACTGGGTCATTGTTGTTTGCCTCTAGTGAGTGGCGTGCTGGTATTGGCAGTCTTCAGCTATCGAGGGTGATCTGCAGCTTGACGTCCTGAGGTCGCGCGCTGGCGGCGCGCTCGAACGCTTCGATGCTCTTCTCGAAAGCGAAGGTCTCGCTGATCAGTGGTTCGAGGTCGACCTTGCCCGAGGCGATCAGGTCGATCGCCCGGTCATAGACATTGGCGTAGCGGAACACCGTCTCGATGCGCAGCTCCTTGGCCTGGGCCGAGACGATATCGAAGGTGACCGGCTCGACCGGCATGCCGACCAGTACCAGCGTGCCGGCGGGCCGGGCGCAGGCCAGCACGTCGTCATAGACCCGGGGGTTGCCACTGGCTTCGAACACTACGTCGGCGCCCCAATCCTGGCCGCAGCGCCCGGCGACGGCATCACGCAGCGACTCGCGTGAGACGTTGACGGGGGTAATACCGGCGTAGCGTCCGGCGATCGCCAGCTTCTCCTCGACCAGATCGGAGACCAGCACCTCGCTGGCCCCACCCGCCAGTGCCGCCAGAGCGACCATCAGGCCGATCGGCCCCGCGCCGGTGACGACGCAGATGTCGCCCGGCTGCATGCGTGCCTTGACCACTGCCTGCATGCCGATGGCGAATGGCTCGATCATCGCCCCTGCCGCGAAGGAGACCGAGTCGGGCAGGGTGAAGGTGAACGCTGCCGGATGAATGACCTCGGGCGTCAGGCAGCCGTGCACCGGCGGGGTGGCCCAGAAGCGCACGCTGGGGTCGACGTTGTAGACGCCCAGCTTGGACGCGCGCGAGCTGGGGTCGGGAATGCCGGGCTCCATGCACACTCGGTCGCCGACCTTCAGATGGCGAACGTTGCTGCCGACCGCGGTGACCACGCCGGAGGCCTCGTGGCCGAGCACCATGGGCGCTTCCACGACGAAGGGGCCGATACGGCCGTGGGTGTAGTAGTGGACATCGCTGCCGCAGATGCCCACGGTATGTATCCGCACGCGCACATCATCGGCGCCGAGCTGATCCGGCAGCTCGATCTCACGCAGTGACAGGTCGCGTTTTTTCTCCAGCACCAGGGCTCTGGCTTTCATGGCGCGCTTCTCGGGTCGTAGGAAAAACGGGCGAGAACCGGTCTTCTATCTGCTCGCTCCGGCTCGCCACCGGCTTGGCAGTGACGCTACGCGCTGGGCGGGAAAAGCGGCTAGGCTGTAATTTTCGAGTGGCTGATACTTTTTTGCAGAGCCTGCCGTGGAGTCTGTTAATCTCTTGTTTTTCAAGTATTCGACGGAACTGTTCGGTGGTCGGTCGGGCGCTGATGGGTGGGCGAGCGTGACCAAAGTCTAAAAGTCTGCCGCCCTTATTCCTTTCAGGATGGGTGGGCGTCGACAGGGACCTCTCGTCGCGGCTGCATCATTGCTGCCCGGCGTGGGTCATTCATCGATGGACGTCATGCACCGTATTGGCCGACCGAGGCACTGATACCGATGATCGCTGCGCCGCTCAACGATACCCCTCTGGGTGCACCTGTCTTCGAAAGCATCAGCCAGGACCCGAAATTCAGCTTCTACTGGCACTGTCACGACTTCCCGGCGCCGCTCGCGCGCTGGAATTATCATCCTGAGTACGAGCTGCATCTCATCCGCGACTCGCAGGGGCACTGTTTCGTTGGCGACTATATCGGCCGCTTCGCACCGGGCAATCTGGTGCTGGTCGGGCCCAACATTCCCCATGCCTGGTTCAGCGACCTCGACGAGTCCCGGCCGCTGATCGAAGGGCGCGACGTCGTACTGCAGTTCAAGGGCGAGTGGCTAGAGCACATGATGCAGCTCTGTCCGGAGCTCAATTGCCTGTCGCCGCTGATCGAGGACTCGGCGCGGGGGGTGGAGTTCGGCGGGGAGGAAGCGGTCCGCTGCGGCGAACTGCTGATCAAGATGGGTGAGCAGGACAATGCCGGCAAGTTGCTCAGCGTGCTGACGATTCTGCGTAGCCTGTCGCAGAGCGATTACCGGACACTCTCCGGCCGTGGCTATGGGCCCGGGGCCAGCGGTGTCTCCTCGGCCCAGGTCGACGCCGTACTGCGCGATATCCATGACCATTTCCACGAAGCGCTGCGTATGTCGACACTGGCCGCCCAGCATGGCATGTCTCCCTCCGGCTTTTCGCGCTTTTTCAAGCAGGCCACGGGCGATACGTTCGTTGCCTTCCTGCGGCGAATCCGTATCGGCCACGCCTGCCGACTCCTGCTCGAAGGCAGGCACTCCATTGCCGACATCTGCTTTCAGGTCGGCTACAACAATCTATCCAACTTCAATCGACACTTTCGTGAACAGAAGGGGATGACCCCTAGCCAGTACCAGCATGAAGCCGTGGGCTCGGTATCCAAGCGCGTAAGGCGAATCGCGTGATGGCGCTTGGCGCTCATGTGGACGGGTGTTGCCGTCTGCACCAGAGACGGCCGGCCGATGCCAGGCTTGAGAGCCCTGAGATCGAGCATGGCCGACCAAAGTATGAAGGCGCTGCTTGGGTGATTGCTGAATCCTATGTACGACATACTAGGCGGCATTGTCCTACACGGCGCGCTCTGCACTGTGTAGGACAGTGCCGGCGTGACAATCGAGCTGCAACGAGGAGAGAGACATGAAGGAGACACGCAAGTTTGCGCTCGAGACGGCGCTGCGCGAGCGCCCACTGGTGGCGATTCTACGCGGGATCACGCCGGAGGAGATCGACGGTGTTTTCGATGCCCTGGTCGCGGCGGGGTTCAAGCTGATCGAGATTCCGCTCAATTCGCCCCGCGCCTGGGACAGCATCGCGGCCATCAGCAAGCGCTGCCCGGCAGACGTGGTGGTCGGTGCCGGGACGGTACTCGACCCGGCGGATGCCGAGCGCCTCGCCACCCTGGACGCGCCGCTGCTGATCACCCCGAACAGCGACCCGGAGGTGATCCGTGCCGGGGTCGCCCACGGCCTGGCGCCGATGATCGGCTGCATGACACCGACAGAGGCGCTGGCCGCGGCCAAGGCGGGCGCGACGGCGCTCAAGCTGTTTCCGGCGGCGCGCCTGGGCACCACCTACTTCAAGGATATCCGCGCCATCCTGCCCAAGGGGCTGCCGGTGCTCGCGGTCGGCGGAATCGAACAGAGCAACATGGCCGAGTGGCATGCCCATGGGGTGGCGGGTTTCGGCTTCGGCAGCAATCTCTACAAGCCCGGCCGTCCCGCTGCCGAGGTGGGCGAGATCGCGCGGGCACTGGTCGCCGAGTGGCAGCGGCTGCGTGAGGTGGCGCAGCAGGCGGAAGCCTTCGAGCGCGAGGCCGATGCATGAGCCAGCGCCTGATCGTCGTCGACTGGGGGACCAGCAACTTCCGCGCCTTTCTGGTCGACGCCGCCAGCGGCCGCACGCTCGACACGCGGCGTTCGAGTTCCGGCCTGCGTGCCCTGGCGCGGGAGGAGTTCCCGCACTACTGCGCCGCGCAGGTGAGCGACTGGCGGGCCAGTGGGGGGCGCGAGCCGGTACCGATCTATCTTGCCGGCATGGTCGGCTCGCAGCGTGGCTGGTTCGAGGCGCCGCAACTGGAACTGCCGGTGACTGCCGCCGAACTCGCCGACCGGGTGGTCGCGGCACCTGGCCTCGAGCACACCTGGATCGTGCCGGGGGTCAAGCAGGTCACCTCGACGCATGTCGATGTCATGCGCGGAGAGGAGGTACAGGCGTTCGGGGCGCTGGCGCTGGCCGGTGTCGACAGCGCCGATTGCTGCCTGCCGGGCACCCACAGCAAGTGGGCGCACCTCGAGTCTGGGCGTCTGACCGACTTCACCACGCTGATGACCGGCGAGCTCTACCATGCGGTGCGTTTCCATACCCTGCCGGGGGAGCCTGCCCGCGACGAGGCGGCGTTCGACGCCGCCGCGTTTCGGTTGGGGCTCTCCCGCGCCGGCCACGCCGGTGGCGTGCTGCACGCACTGTTCGAAGGCCGCAGCCGGCATCTCTATGCCGGCCTGGCCGCGGACCAGGTGGGTAGCTTTCTCTCCGGGGTGCTGATCGGCGAGGAGGTGTGCGCCATGCACGCGGCGCGGCCGGCGCTCGAGCGGGTCCTGCTGGTCGGCGCCGAGAGCCTGCGCCAGAGCTATACCCTGGCGTTGGAGCAGGCGGGACTGACGGTCGTGGCGATCGACAGCGACGCCGCTACCATCGCCGGCGTGCTCGCCATTGCGGCGCGCCACGCGCTGCGCTGAATCCGGTCTGCATCATTTTGGTGCATCGCCCTGGGGCGCGGGGCACTAAAGTGCCCCGTTCTGCGTCGCGCCAGCCCGAATGGCACCGACCCGCTGGCGTTGGCACGATCCGTGCTACCTTCAAGCGGTAGGGTCACCGAGGCTGACCGATCGTGAACGCGGATAGGGGGATGCGATGAGTGACGCGACTGGCGGGCCACAGCGGCCACCCCTGCTGGTTTTCACCGATCTCGATGGATCGCTGCTCGATCACCACACTTACGACTGGCAACCCGCCGCGCCCTGGCTCGAACGCCTGGCGGCGGCCGGGGTGCCGGTCATCCCCACCACCAGCAAGACCCGGGCGGAGCTTCTGGCGCTGCGCCGGGAGCTGGCGCTCGAACACACCCCCTTCATTGCCGAGAACGGCGCCGTCATCGGCCTGCCGCCGGCCTGGCAGCATGCGCGTCTGGATCGCGATCCGACCTCGCCGGAGGGGCTGGTGGTGAAGACCCCGAGCCTGGATGTCGATTTCATTCGCCGTCGTCTGGACGTGGTGCGCGAGCGCCTGGGCCTGCGCTTTCGGCGCATGGGGGAGATGACGGTCGAGGAGGTGCGCGAGCTGACCGCGCTCAGCGCCGAGGGGGCACGCCAGGCGATGGTGCGCGAGGGCAGTGAGCCGCTGGTATGGGAAGACGATGACACCCAGCTGCAACGGCTGCGTGAGACGCTCGACAGCGATGGTCTGCAGCTGACCCGAGGTGGGCGCTTCTGGCATGTGATGGGGGCGGTCGACAAGGGCCACGCGGTGCGCTGGCTGCTGGCACGCTTCGAGGCGCTGCGCGGTTACCGCCCGCTGACCCTGGGGCTCGGCGATGGCCCCAACGATCTCACCCTGCTCGCCGCCACCGACATGGCGGTGATCATCAGTGCGGCCCACGACCAGCCGATGTCGCTGACCCATACGCGGTTATATCGTACCCAAGCGGCTGGACCCGAGGGCTGGGCCGAAGGGCTCGCCCACTGGTGGCCAAGGTCAGTATCAGCGTGAACCGCCGTGAGCGCTCGGCAATCTCTGCGCGTATGCCGGCACAGGGCCGGCCTGTCTCGAGCCTTGCCCTTTCATCGCATTCGACGACCGATGCAGCGTGTCTCTTTCGGCGCTTCCATAACAATGAGGACGTGGCATGAGCGACTTCTACCAGAACGGTATCATCACCAACTTTCACAACCTCACCCGGCGCTCGGTGGAAGCGCTGGAGAACGACCTGAAGGGCTTTTCGCGCCAGCGCCCGATGGGATTGATCCTGCCGTCGCTCTACTCGGAGCTGGAGGGTCCGGCGTTGTCGCACATCGTCGACGAGCTGTGCAAGGTTCCCTATCTCAGCGAGATCGTGATCGGGCTCGATCGCGCCGACCGCGAACAGTTTCTCAAGGCGCGAGAGTTCTTCGCGCGCCTGCCGCAGCACCATCGCATCCTGTGGAACGACGGCCCGCGGCTGCGGGCGCTGCATCAGGAGCTGGCGGCGGAAGGGCTGGCGCCGCTGGAGCCGGGCAAGGGCTGTAACGTCTGGTACTGCTCGGGCTATGTACGCGCCTCCGGCAAGGCGGAGGCGGTGGCGCTTCACGACTGTGATATCGTCACTTACGATCGCGGGCTGCTGGCGCGGCTGATCTACCCGGTGGCCAATCCGCGCTTTCACTACGAATTCTGCAAGGGCTACTACTCGCGCATTGCTGCCGGCAAGCTGAACGGGCGGGTCTCGCGGCTGATGGTCACGCCGCTGATCCGTGCCTTCAAGATGATCTACGGCCCGCTGCCCTATCTCGACTACCTCGACAGCTACCGCTACCCGCTCTCAGGTGAATTCTCGATGCGTGCCGACGTGCTCGACGGAATCCGTATTCCCAGCGACTGGGGGCTGGAGATCGGGGTGTTGTCGGAGGTGCATCGCAACTTCTCGACCAAACGACTGTGTCAGGTGGATATCGCCGACGCCTACGACCACAAGCATCAGCCGATCTCCGAGGCAGACCCGAGCGGCGGGCTCAACCGCATGAGCATGGACATCGCCAAGGCGATGTACCGCAAGCTGGCAACCCTGGGCGTGGAGATGAGCGTCGAGAGCTTCCGCACCGTCAAGGCCACCTACTACCGCACCGCGCTGGATTTGATCGAGGCCTATGATCATGACGCGGCGATGAATGGGCTCAAGCTCGACCGTCACAGCGAGGAGGCGGCGGTGGAACTGTTCGCCGACAACATCATGCAGGCCGGCGCGGCGTTTTTCGAATCTCCCCGCGACAAGCCGTTCATCCCCAGCTGGAACCGGGTCCAGGCGGCGATTCCCGACCTCCAGGATCGGCTCTTCGAAGCCGTCGAGCGCGACAATGCCGGCGACGTCTAAGGACAGCGAGATGTGACGCCGCCCGATCAACCGTTGGCGGCGGCCGGCGGATTGTCGACCTGGCGGCGTCGACTTCGCTTGGCCTGCAGCAGTGCCAGGTCGGCGCGGCGAAAGGCCTGGGTGAGGGTGTCTTCCGGGCCTAGCTCGGCGATACCGATGGTGGCCGAGAGCGGTTGCTGAGTCCCCGGTACGCGCAGACTGCCTATTTGATGCTGCAGCCTGGCACCTGCCATGTGCGCGGCGTCGAGATCGCTATCCATCAACAGCAGAAACTCGTCGCCGCCGAAGCGCCCGAACAGATGCTGCGGTGTCATCCTGCCCAGCACGGCGTGACACAGCAGAATCAAGGTCTGGTCGCCGACGTCATGGCCGTAGCTGTCGTTGATCCGCTTGAAGTCGTCCATGTCCAGCACCAGCAGTGCCAAGGGGCTGGCGCGCCGCCGCGCCTCTGCATGCACTTGTTCCGCGCTGTCGAAGAAGGCGCGCCGGGTCAAGACACCGGTGAGTGGGTCGCGCGCCGCCAGCTCGCTGAGCTGACGGTTGCGTGCCGCCAGCGCCGGGACGGCAAAGCCGAAATAGCCGCTGGTGGCGATCACGCAGAGCGCGAACTGATAGGTCATCGACTGCTCGACCAGACTCAGTCCGGCCACCCACAGCGCGGTCGTCAGGGCGAACAGCGCCAGACTCAGCGCGCTGCGAAAGGCGCTCTCCGTATACACGATCCACATCAGCGGGATGATCAGGAAGAACACGGCGAAGGCGACATCCGGACCGCGCGTGTAGGCATCGGCGAGTGTCACACCGCTGAGTAGAATCAGGCACAGCGCCAGCTTGCCGATGAAAGTGGCACTCGGGCGGTGGGGCAACTGGAAGTCGAGCCCGCCGAGCCACGCCGAGAGGGCGGTGTAGCGCCAGCTCAGTACGGCCAGGAACAGCGGTGCAAGCACGATGACGCCGGCCATGTCGCCGATCCACCAGGGTAGCCAGATGGCGCTCAGCTCTGTCCAGGCCAGCAGGCCTGTCATCTCCAGCGAGAGGATGCCGATGAGGGTGGCGCTCAGCGCCGAGAGACAGGCGGTCATGAGAAACAGCGGCACCAGTGTCAGGGTGGTGATCTCGGCCCGCCGCCGCAGCGCGCTTCTGAGCGCCCAGGCGCCGACGCCATAGGCGCTGCAGTGCGCGAGGCCGAAGGCCAGTCCGGCTTTCAGCAGCTCGTGCGGGCTTTGATGCATGGCGTAGAGCTGGTCGACCCAGAAGGTGGCCAGCAGGCAACTGACGATCAGGCTGGGTAACGCACGCCAGCCGAGTACCAGCAGGGCGGCGAAGCTCAGGCCGGCAGGGGGAAACCAGAGGCTGGCGTGCGGGGCGTACTCCATCAGTGCGGAGAGACACCATAGGGCAATCCAGGCCAGCACCAGCAGGAGATGGCGAAGCCCGTGGCGGGCGATGCCGGAGCCTAGTCGCCGGCGTCCTGGCATGGCGTTCGAAAATAGCCGCATGCGGCACCTGACCTCGGGCTTGCGCCGTTCCGGAGCAGTCGTGCGTGACATTATGTGCTTTAGGTTAACATAAGTTAAATAAGGTAAATTTATAAGACCGGTAGTCAGGGCGCTGGGTGGTTCTGTCACGATCTCACCGGCGCGCTGGCGGCACCGCTCGGTTACGGGTAGGGTGGAGTCGAGCACCGGCGCGAATCGTCGAGACCGGTGAGAATAACGTCAGCGAGAATAACCTCAAAAACGACCCTACGCAGGGCCACGTCCTATCCCCGAGAGGAGATTCGCCGTGCCTGATGCATCTTTCGACCCGCCCGCGCTGACGCCTGTGGGTGAGGCGTCGCCTGACTTTGTGTCATCCATGCCGGCTGGCCGTCGCGTCCTGTCGATGTCAGACATGGGAGCGGCATGCTCTCCGGCAGAGAGTGCGCTCGAGATCGATCACGCTGCGCCATTCGCGTTGGCAGCCCCCGATGACCGCATCAGCGTCTACGCATCCCGGGCCGAGATGCCCTGGCATGGCGCGTGGGCGTCGACCTCGCCACGCTTCGATACCTCGGCGCCAGGCTCTCTACGGCGGCGCGAAGCCACTTCCGGTGCTCTACTGTGGCAGCTCGAGGTGCCTGACTGGGCCCACGCCCGTATCACCACCACGCCGGCCGTCGGCGTGGTCGCCTATGCCGAACGATCTCTCTCTACCACTTCGTCTTCCCGCTGCGGGGAGACACCTCCGGCCAGTGGTCTGCTCGCCTTCGACCTACATAGTGGCAAACCGCTGTGGCATCAGCGCTATTCCGGGGGTGGTCTGCCGTTTCCGCTGCTGCACGCCGGCGAGGTCTATGTCGGCGGCGGTGACCGCGCCATTCACGCCCTGTCGCTGCACGACGGTCACCAGACAGGATGCATCGGCATGGGGGCGCCGGTGGATCTGGCCACGGCGCTGCTCGATGATCAGGGGCGGCTTTTCCTGGGCGACACCGATCCCGCTCGGCTCTTGCGCATCGATCCGCTGACGCGCGCGGTTCTGTGGATGGCCGAGATGCCCGAGGCCGTGCCCGCAAGCCTGGCGGCGCGTCCGGTGGTGGAGGCGGAGCGTGTGGCGGTGAGCCTGGCGGTACAGAATGGCGGCGCGGCACCGATCTCGCTCTGCCTGTTCGGCTTCGATGCGAGCAGCGGCGAACGCGTCTGGGAAGTCGCGCTGGGGGAGCGCGACGCGACTCACCCGCCCGCGCTGGCGGCGCCGCTGGCGGACAACGAACGGTTCTACGTCATCAGCGCGCGCGGCGAGCTGGTGGTGATCGACGCGCTGGAAGGGCGCGAACGCCAACGCTTGACGCTGGGCGACCCGGCGCTGGCGGCGGCCATCCTCGAGCGTATCGGCGAGCATCTGGTGGTCACGGCGCCTGGCGGCAACGTTCAGGTGGTGCCGCTGGCGCTGCTCGCGTGAGGTCGGTGCTGAGTCGGGGTCAATGGCGCAGCCAGCCGTAGCAGGCGATGCCCAGTAGGGTCATCGCAAACGAGCCGAGTACGTGCACCAGGGTACCGGTGATGGCCCACAGCCAGCGTCCGCCCTGGATAGCGGTGACCATCTCGGCAGAGAAGGTGGAGAAAGTGGTCAGGGCACCGAGCAGGCCGGTGATGGCGAACAGTTTCCACTCCACGCTGAGCGACGAGTCCTGGAAGAAGCTCAGGGCCATACCGATCAGCCATGCTCCCAGCAGGTTGGCGATCAGCGTGCCCGGGGGGATATGCAGGAAGTAGCCGTTGTAGTGCGCGCCCAGCCACCAGCGCAGATTGGCGCCAATGGCGGCGCCCAGACTGATGGC
This genomic window contains:
- a CDS encoding diguanylate cyclase domain-containing protein, which codes for MRLFSNAMPGRRRLGSGIARHGLRHLLLVLAWIALWCLSALMEYAPHASLWFPPAGLSFAALLVLGWRALPSLIVSCLLATFWVDQLYAMHQSPHELLKAGLAFGLAHCSAYGVGAWALRSALRRRAEITTLTLVPLFLMTACLSALSATLIGILSLEMTGLLAWTELSAIWLPWWIGDMAGVIVLAPLFLAVLSWRYTALSAWLGGLDFQLPHRPSATFIGKLALCLILLSGVTLADAYTRGPDVAFAVFFLIIPLMWIVYTESAFRSALSLALFALTTALWVAGLSLVEQSMTYQFALCVIATSGYFGFAVPALAARNRQLSELAARDPLTGVLTRRAFFDSAEQVHAEARRRASPLALLVLDMDDFKRINDSYGHDVGDQTLILLCHAVLGRMTPQHLFGRFGGDEFLLLMDSDLDAAHMAGARLQHQIGSLRVPGTQQPLSATIGIAELGPEDTLTQAFRRADLALLQAKRSRRRQVDNPPAAANG
- a CDS encoding AraC family transcriptional regulator → MIAAPLNDTPLGAPVFESISQDPKFSFYWHCHDFPAPLARWNYHPEYELHLIRDSQGHCFVGDYIGRFAPGNLVLVGPNIPHAWFSDLDESRPLIEGRDVVLQFKGEWLEHMMQLCPELNCLSPLIEDSARGVEFGGEEAVRCGELLIKMGEQDNAGKLLSVLTILRSLSQSDYRTLSGRGYGPGASGVSSAQVDAVLRDIHDHFHEALRMSTLAAQHGMSPSGFSRFFKQATGDTFVAFLRRIRIGHACRLLLEGRHSIADICFQVGYNNLSNFNRHFREQKGMTPSQYQHEAVGSVSKRVRRIA
- a CDS encoding HAD-IIB family hydrolase, translating into MSDATGGPQRPPLLVFTDLDGSLLDHHTYDWQPAAPWLERLAAAGVPVIPTTSKTRAELLALRRELALEHTPFIAENGAVIGLPPAWQHARLDRDPTSPEGLVVKTPSLDVDFIRRRLDVVRERLGLRFRRMGEMTVEEVRELTALSAEGARQAMVREGSEPLVWEDDDTQLQRLRETLDSDGLQLTRGGRFWHVMGAVDKGHAVRWLLARFEALRGYRPLTLGLGDGPNDLTLLAATDMAVIISAAHDQPMSLTHTRLYRTQAAGPEGWAEGLAHWWPRSVSA
- a CDS encoding NAD(P)-dependent alcohol dehydrogenase — protein: MKARALVLEKKRDLSLREIELPDQLGADDVRVRIHTVGICGSDVHYYTHGRIGPFVVEAPMVLGHEASGVVTAVGSNVRHLKVGDRVCMEPGIPDPSSRASKLGVYNVDPSVRFWATPPVHGCLTPEVIHPAAFTFTLPDSVSFAAGAMIEPFAIGMQAVVKARMQPGDICVVTGAGPIGLMVALAALAGGASEVLVSDLVEEKLAIAGRYAGITPVNVSRESLRDAVAGRCGQDWGADVVFEASGNPRVYDDVLACARPAGTLVLVGMPVEPVTFDIVSAQAKELRIETVFRYANVYDRAIDLIASGKVDLEPLISETFAFEKSIEAFERAASARPQDVKLQITLDS
- a CDS encoding 2-dehydro-3-deoxy-6-phosphogalactonate aldolase, whose product is MKETRKFALETALRERPLVAILRGITPEEIDGVFDALVAAGFKLIEIPLNSPRAWDSIAAISKRCPADVVVGAGTVLDPADAERLATLDAPLLITPNSDPEVIRAGVAHGLAPMIGCMTPTEALAAAKAGATALKLFPAARLGTTYFKDIRAILPKGLPVLAVGGIEQSNMAEWHAHGVAGFGFGSNLYKPGRPAAEVGEIARALVAEWQRLREVAQQAEAFEREADA
- a CDS encoding sugar ABC transporter substrate-binding protein; protein product: MTQFKRRDILKGMGGLAGLSLMGAGTLRTALAQGMASEEAWKQASGTTIQFISENTPPTTAIAANLDAFKALTGITVNITEMQLGALVQKVALDFGAGRSAYDVIYADPYQVLAPYHRGLVDLNTFIKDGQQPVVPKGIEDFIPSQLAAAGRFENADALYALPYDCPTMIWIYRRDLFEKYRDKMRQELGFDPMPTDDTTWEQYYQIAAWFSNGNASEVKYGTGHQAQQYDSLMCDFSNVLFAYGGSYFANGQQIGLYGTDSPGACQLTSDASLEAARFYQKLLKVAHPGSTSWDWTGVANAFQNGEFAMMPEWHEFAGSLESSDLKGKIGYAPLPKGPARSANLWGGTGIGINANASPEKQKAAWLFLVWATSPQTQLMGLKSQVGGGTPTRQSVYAMPEVKAASKPPTDMPNMLTADTMLIAWRDDHIGLRPKIPQWNEVDTVIFTELSKMLAGQMSPEETMQSAKQRIDRIVGA
- the crcB gene encoding fluoride efflux transporter CrcB, which gives rise to MWISIAAISLGAAIGANLRWWLGAHYNGYFLHIPPGTLIANLLGAWLIGMALSFFQDSSLSVEWKLFAITGLLGALTTFSTFSAEMVTAIQGGRWLWAITGTLVHVLGSFAMTLLGIACYGWLRH
- a CDS encoding glycosyl transferase, which encodes MSDFYQNGIITNFHNLTRRSVEALENDLKGFSRQRPMGLILPSLYSELEGPALSHIVDELCKVPYLSEIVIGLDRADREQFLKAREFFARLPQHHRILWNDGPRLRALHQELAAEGLAPLEPGKGCNVWYCSGYVRASGKAEAVALHDCDIVTYDRGLLARLIYPVANPRFHYEFCKGYYSRIAAGKLNGRVSRLMVTPLIRAFKMIYGPLPYLDYLDSYRYPLSGEFSMRADVLDGIRIPSDWGLEIGVLSEVHRNFSTKRLCQVDIADAYDHKHQPISEADPSGGLNRMSMDIAKAMYRKLATLGVEMSVESFRTVKATYYRTALDLIEAYDHDAAMNGLKLDRHSEEAAVELFADNIMQAGAAFFESPRDKPFIPSWNRVQAAIPDLQDRLFEAVERDNAGDV
- a CDS encoding 2-dehydro-3-deoxygalactonokinase, with the translated sequence MSQRLIVVDWGTSNFRAFLVDAASGRTLDTRRSSSGLRALAREEFPHYCAAQVSDWRASGGREPVPIYLAGMVGSQRGWFEAPQLELPVTAAELADRVVAAPGLEHTWIVPGVKQVTSTHVDVMRGEEVQAFGALALAGVDSADCCLPGTHSKWAHLESGRLTDFTTLMTGELYHAVRFHTLPGEPARDEAAFDAAAFRLGLSRAGHAGGVLHALFEGRSRHLYAGLAADQVGSFLSGVLIGEEVCAMHAARPALERVLLVGAESLRQSYTLALEQAGLTVVAIDSDAATIAGVLAIAARHALR
- a CDS encoding PQQ-binding-like beta-propeller repeat protein; the encoded protein is MSDMGAACSPAESALEIDHAAPFALAAPDDRISVYASRAEMPWHGAWASTSPRFDTSAPGSLRRREATSGALLWQLEVPDWAHARITTTPAVGVVAYAERSLSTTSSSRCGETPPASGLLAFDLHSGKPLWHQRYSGGGLPFPLLHAGEVYVGGGDRAIHALSLHDGHQTGCIGMGAPVDLATALLDDQGRLFLGDTDPARLLRIDPLTRAVLWMAEMPEAVPASLAARPVVEAERVAVSLAVQNGGAAPISLCLFGFDASSGERVWEVALGERDATHPPALAAPLADNERFYVISARGELVVIDALEGRERQRLTLGDPALAAAILERIGEHLVVTAPGGNVQVVPLALLA